ATCGAGCGAAGTCTCGAAGCGTAAAAGGACCATTGCCAGGCGCGGTTGTTGCCAAACCAATCTTCCGTCCAGAGGAAATCGGTTGCCTTCATCCGCCCGGATTCAGACCAATCCGGAGCTGCCATCGCCGCGTCCGGGCTTTGGGGATTTGGATTATGTCCGGGGAATCCCTCGAAGTAGAATTGCCCTGCGAAATTGTTCCAGTTACTGGACGTTTTGAGTTCCGGGGAGAACGCGCGGTGCAGTTGGTCGGTCCCTTCGTGCATATGCTCAGCCGCGTACCAGGGAAAAAATCGGCAGGTCCAGTAGAACAATCGCCGCATAGGCAGCGGGGCGCCCGGAGGCACGCTGCCGCGCCCTATCGGGTGGATCTGCTCCCAATCGGTTGCTCCCAGCAACGCCGGAGTCAGATTTTGGTCTGCCAGATAATGCCGGAAAGTCTGAAGCGCTGCGGGATCGTTGTCCACGGCCTCCATCGCCGCTGGATAATACCAACCCGGTTCGTCCGCCAAAGCAAACTGTGAAAAATCGCCCGGCTGGTAGCCCGTTTTAAAGTAATTGGTGGCGAAATCCGAGCTCCATTTTTCAATCTGCGCCGTTGTAGTTCCGACGCCCAAGGGACCGCCGACAATTCCGCCACCCAGGGCAATTCGCCGTATGCCATTCTGCAGGAGCATGCTGCGAAGCGGGGCGGACGGCGGTACAAGCATTGCCGTAATACCAGTCTCTGCTAAATGGGAAATGCCTTCCTGCCAATCAAGCCGGTCGCTGTCGCCGCCGATAAACCGGTCCACAATCAGAAAGTGTTTGGGCCTTTGCGAGGCGGGCAGAGCGGCGGCGTCAAACTCATGCCAATACCGCTGGTTGTAGCCCGCCATCGTGGCCACTCGAGGGGCGTTGGTGTCCGTGTCGCGCCACACCATGATGCCCAAAGTCGGGCCAAACAACTCACCGTGAAGGTCCACTGTGCTGGCCGGCTGTGAGAAACGCACTTGAACGTTCACCAGCGTTGGGTCCACAACAGGAGATATTGCGAGTGTCAATACAATCGGGAAACGGTGTCGCACCCGGTTTGAATACGACTGGAGCGCGGCCTCCGCTTCGGCTGATGAAAACTCGATCCAGGGGCTCCAGGCATTGCCCTGCATCCTGGCGGTCTGGCTTGAGAACTTGAAAGTAAAAGTTTGAGAAGGTGTGCTCCCGCCCGCCTGGGATACCTGCGCGCGCAGGCTGAACAGCGGGATTTGTTGGGCCTGAAGCGCCGGTGGACGCTGCGGGGTCCCGCGCATTGTGCAACTCAGCATCAAACCCAGGACGGCCAGGCCGCCCTTGACAGATTGGTGTGCCATAGGAGTGATTCAGATCCGACGCACAGTTATCCCCAGCGATTTTGCCCTTTCTTCCGAAATCTTCGCGCTTGAGACCAGGACCTCGCTGACCTCATGCTTCCGCCTCACCCGCGCAAGATCGCCGGGCCCGTAGATTGAAATTCCGTGGAGCCGCCGTCCAACCTTGCTGCCGTCATCGTCCACAAAGCCCACCGGAAAATATTGGTTTCCACCCAGCATTCCCCTCACCAGCAGGTCCCCGCGCGCCCCGGCGCCGTAGATCAGGACGGGTGTGGCTGCTTCGTGGTTCGTGGCATGGCTTCGCAGCCAGGTTGCGAGCAGCCGCAGCGCAACGCGGCTGCCGGCAACCAGCATCAGCAATAGAATTGCGTTCAGAGTCAGCACAGCCACCGAAAGGCGCGGATTGGGGTGGACGAGCAGCACGGCGGCCGCTGCGCCGGCCCCTGCCAGCGTCACGCACCGTACAATGACGATCACATCCTCAATTCCAACGTAACGCCAGATTCCGCGATACAGTCCGCCCAGCAGGAACAGCACCATTTCAACTCCCAGCACCAGCGGAGCAAAGCGCTCGAAGAAATACATCTGCCGGGCCGGGATTGTAGCTCCGAAGCGGAGCAGGAACGCGCCATAGTAAGCCAGCGTCATCAGCACCAGGTCAAAGAGGACCTCGGCGATACGCCGCTTGTACGAAAAGTCAACGAGCAATGAAAACAGGTTGCCCTGAGGCAGATCCTCCTGGTCGTAGACCCGCATCATGCCAAGGTGGAGAGCAAAAAACAGCACGACCAGGGCGAAACACGGAATCGCAAAATAGAGCACCTCTTCGTGCTGATACCGCAGTTCAAACGCTATTCCGCCGGAAACGGCCGTAAGTCCGTACAACAGCAGTACTGCCCCCCGCTCGGAGAGTCCGGTCGCCACCAGCCGGTGCGAGACGTGGTCCTTTCCCCCTTGAGAAACAGGCCTGCCGCGAAGAATTCGGGTAATGGTGACCAGCGAAGTATCGACGATCGGCACCAGCATGAGCAGCACCGGGGTCATCAACACTGCCACCAATCCACGTGACCGCCCCCAATTGTTGAGCAGCGCCGTCCCGCCCAGCATGAATCCCAGGAAAAGCGATCCACAATCCCCCATAAAAATGGAGGCGGGATGAAAGTTGAATATAAGGAATCCCGCAATCGCACTCGCCAGCAGCAGCGATAACATCGCGGCCGGGGCCTGACCGTTCACCACAAAGTACGCCGCCTGAAAAATGCACGCCAGCGCGCACACCCCGGCGGCCAGCCCGTCCATATTGTCAAGCAGGTTGACTGCATTCGTAATGCCCACTATCCAAAACAGCGTAATAACATCGTTGACTAACTGATAATTAGTCCAGGGCAGCGCCAGACCGGCCAAAGGCAGCACGGAGGCTGCCGCCACCTGCATCACGAGCTTGACATAGGGCCTCAGCGTGTGAAGGTCGTCTACCAGACCGACCGCAAAGATAAACGTTGCCGCGCCCACCAGAGGCCAAAGCCCTTGAACGGGGGGCCGGAGCACCAGCAACCCGAGAACAAATGGCACAAAAATGGCGACACCGCCGAGCAATGCGGTTGGCCTGCGATTCCAGCGGTCAGCCCTGGGAGTCGCCACGATCCCCGCAAACCGGGCCACCCATCGTATCAGGACGGTCACGGCAACGGAGGCGGCCAACACAACAATCGGAAGAACTGTCGTTGTCATTTTCAAGGTTTAGCGTACGACGGTTGTGGAGTTGTTCTCGCCGGTTCTCCACAAATCTTAGTGGAGCGCTGGAAGATATTCACGCACAGCAGCTTGCGAGCGCCAGGCATTGACCCTGTCGCCATTCAGATTGCGCGTCGTGGCGTTACAACGCTCCCGAAGGCTGCCAGGCGATTTGGCGCCCGGCCGGGCCCGTGTTTCCGTTTCCGCCGGCCGCCACCGGCAACCGACCGTCGGCTGCCAGCCGGCCTCGCGTGTAAGAAATCACGTCCTTCAGGATCTTGTCCAGGCCATATTGCGGCGCGAAGCCGGTGAGTGCATTCACTTTTGAAATATCGGGAACGCGGCGGAGCATGTCCTCAAATCCTTCCTCGTAGGCTTCCTCGTAAGGAATCATTACGATCTTTGACGAGGATGCTGTCATGGCTTTGACCTTTTCAGCAAGACTGCGGATGGTGATCTCCTCCGGGCTGCCCACGTTGTAAACTTCACCCACTGCGCTGCTCTCAACCATCAGCGCCATCAGCGCGTCAACCGCGTCCGAGACATGGAGGAAGCAGCGGCGCTGGGTGCCGTCTCCAAAGATCGTGATGTTTTCATTCTGAAGCGCCTGCATCGCGAAGTTGGGCACCACCATTCCGTAGCGCCCGGTCTGTCGCGGGCCGACGGTGTTGAAGAGGCGGACGACGGTCGTCGGCACGTGCTTCTCCTTCCAGTAAGCCAGCGCCAGGAATTCATCCAACGCCTTGGAACAGGCATAGCTCCACCGGCCTTTGCTCGACGGTCCCATCAGCAGGTCGTCGTCCTCCCGGAACGGCATCTGCGTGCGTTTTCCGTACACCTCGGAGGTCGAAGTGACCAGCACTCGCTTCTTCTTTTTTGCCGCGAGATTGAGGACCATCTCCGTTGTGCGCACATTGGTTTCGATGGTCCGCACCGGGCTCTCCACAATCAATCGCACACCGACGGCCGCGGCGAGGTGAAAGATGACGTCACACTCATCAACAAGTTCTGCCGTCAACTGGCGGTTTTCAACGCTATCAATGAAATATTCAAACCGCTTGTGGGTCTTCAGGTGCCGGATGTTCTCGACCGATCCGGTCGAAAGGTCATCAATCACATATACGCTGTCGTCGGAGGCGAGGTAGCGTTCCGCAAGGTGTGATCCAATAAATCCTGCTCCGCCGGTTATCAGAACTTTCATTGCATTTCTCCTTTGGTCCCCAATTCCCTTCCGTTTTTCTGACCGAGCACTGCTGCGTAAACTTTTTCGATTTCATTCACCAGCCGTTCCTTGGAAAAGTTCTCCCGCGCAAAAACGCTCGCCGTCTGCCCCATCCGGTCGCGGCGTTGCGGGTTTGAGGCCAGCCAGTTCAGGGCCTCAGCGAAGGTCTCGGGAGTGCGCCGGGTCACAAGAATTCCGTTGTCGAATATGGAATATCCGGCGTGGCGTTCCGCGTTGCCCGACATCAGGTCCGCCACGCCGCCAACGTCCGGAAGCACTGTGGGACAGCCCGCAGCCATGGCCTCGATGGCCGCAACCGGCGTCCCTTCGTTAATCGATGTCAGGAGAAGGATGTCCACCAGACCGTAGATGGAAACCATGTCCCGCTGCCACCCGACCAGACGCAGATGGTCCCCCAGATCAAGCCTGCCCTTCTCCGCCTCAACCTGCGCCCTCAATTCGCCGTCCCCAGCCATCAGAAACGGGCCGATCGCATCCTCGCCCGTGCAGAGGGCCGCGACCCTTGGAAACATCACCGGGTCCTTCACCGCCGTCAATCGCCCCACCCAGCCAACCACCAGAGGATGGCAGCCGTTCTTTTCGGCAAAGCGGCCTTGCGCAATTTTCAGGAAGGCGCTTAGATCAAAGCCCAGGCGAACGGTGGAAATCCTGGCCGCGGGCGCCACCCGAAACCGGCCCGCCAGATCGTCACGCTGCCTGGAGCTGACGGCGATGATGCGTTTTGTGCCTCGGGCAAGCAGGCGTTCGATGAATAGGTATGCCGCCGTTTTCTTGCGAGAAAAATAACCCTCAAATACGTTCCCGTGATAGGTGTGCACGCAAGGCGTTCCGGAAGCAAAAGCCGCAAGCCTGCCCAGCGCCCCAGCCTTTGCCGTGTGAGTGTGGAGAATGTCCGGCCGTTCGCGTTTGAGCCACCGATAAAGTTCCCAGCATGCCCGGAGGTCGGAAAAGATGGACACGTCGCGCGAGAGCCTGGGAATCCGGACCAGCCTGACGCCCAACTCATCGGCGAGATATTCCATGCTGCCTTCTGATTCCGGCACGTTGCCCACCAGCAAACTGGTGGAATGGCCTGCGTCCGCCAGTTCGCGGGTCAATAGAATTGCCTGGATTGCCGGCCCCCCAATGTTGAGCCGGGCAATTGCTCGGGCGATCTTCATGGTTTTGAGAGGAATTCAGAGGCGCTGGTTTTGCACGTTTCCGCCGGGAGAGCGTACTGGTCACTCGCCTCGTTTGCACCAGAGTCACATTGCTCGCGCAACCTCAGCGCTGACCTTGCGTAAATCTTCGCTGAACACGGAGCTGTATTCAGCCAGGCAGGTTTTCCAATCCCGCATCACGTTCAGGCCGCGCGCAGAAAGTTTGAGGTTCACCAGACGCTCGCTCGCCGGCCGATGCGCGAAGTACTCTGCCGCAAAGAAGTCCGACGCCACAGGTTCGACTCGCACCTTCCCCTCCAGGCCCAGGCACCTGACGAACTCTTCGGCCACGTCCCGCCTTGTTCCCGAGCCTCCACAGACCTGGTTATAAAGTCCATAGAGATTGCTCTCCAGGACCTTGACCATCCCCTCGGCAAAGTCCACGGTGTAAGTCGGCGTGCCACTTTTGTCCTCAACCACGTGCAGAACATTCCTTCCCGACTTGATTTGCCGGTACAGTTTGTTAATGAATTTTTTATCCTTTTTTGGACCGCCGCCCATCATCCACCCGGCCCTAAGGACAAAGTGTTTTCGCACATTGCGCAGGACATACTGTTCACCGTAGTATTTGGCTTTCGCATAGATCGAGCCCGGTTGAGGAGTGTCGAAATCGGTGTAGTACTCTTTTTCTCCGCCGAAAATTCCAGCGGTCGAAATGTACACGCAGGGGATGCCAAGCTGTTCCGCAATCAGACCCAGGTTTTCCGCTCCCAGAGCATTCGTCAGCCAGGCGTTCTCAGGATCTTTCTCGCAAAGCTCCAGGTCGGTGAGAGCGGCAAGATTGATGATGACGTCCGGCCCGAAACTTCTGACCGAATCCCGCATCTGAGAGAAGTCGCGCACGTCCGCATACTCCAGCCAGGGCTCATTCAGGTCAATGTCTGTTGCCTTCACATCAGCAATCCTGCTGAACCGCCGGTAGACGGCCTCGCCCAGCATCCCACCGCAACCAGCAATGTAAACTCTCTTCATGGGGTCCATTTGTCTCCTATTCCCAGTGGGTCTCTTTCCATGCCTTGACGCCATGCGGTAACCGAACCGCGGCTGGCTGGCCATCGTTTTGATAAGCTCCCGCGGGAATGCGCGCCGCGGCCCTAAAAATCTGATAAACACGCGGAACCTGCACTTCGGCTGAGTACCAGGCTTCAACGGTTCCGCGGCCGGCCCGCCCCAGCCGCCGGCGCAATTCCGCTGAGGTAATGAGCAAACTTAATTTTTCCACCCACTCATCTGCCGACGAAGCGAGAAGGCCGTTCTCACCATCCTTGATAAGCTGCGCGTTCATGCCGGCCGGGGAACACACTGCAGGAACTTCGACGGCCATATATTGGAGCGCCTTGCATGCGCATTTGCCCCGCGTCCAGACATCGTCTGGCGCAGGCATGAGCCCCGCCCACGCGCCATGGAGGTCTAACGCTTCCGTTTCGGCCTGCCAGGGCATCATCTCGACCTCGATCCCTGGCAACGAAACCTGGTGGGCCCCGATAATGCGGAGGATGAAATCGTGACGCTCGCGAAGGCGCAGCAGGGCCCCTGCGAGACTTTCGAGATAAGGAACTGTGGTTGGGCTTCCCGTCCACACAAGCCGCGGCATAGCGATCTCCCATCGAGGACGCGGCGGCCGATACTTTTCAGTGTCAATAGTTGTTGGGACCACCGTCACCCGGCAGTTGAACCGCCTTGCGTATTCCCCCAGGTAGTCGTTCCCGGCCATGACGTGCGCCGCCAGCCTGCATGCTGTTGCAGCCTTACCCGGAAACTTCAGAAAGCCGAAGGATTGATTGGCTTCACTGACGTTCGGAAGAAAGATGGCGTCATCAAAGTCGAAGACGTATGGGACCCTCCTGACATTCATCCACCGTTCGAATAACGCGGGTCCGATTAACGCGGTTTCCCGCTGCACGTACACCAGATCAAATTCCGCTAAGTGGCGCATGCAAGCTGCGCGCCGTAACATCGCCTCGCCAACTAATGCTGCCTTCCTGCTGTAGTTTCCGGGCTCGTAGAGTATGGTGTTGAGTTCAGGAGACATGAAAGACTCAAATTCAACTTGCACTCCCAGAGTCCGCAGCCGGGGAGCCCATTGTTCAATCCGAAAGCGCTGGGCAGGGATAATGTTAGGAACTCCGGGTACAAGCGCCAGGACCCGTACTGTCCGCACTGGCTCAATCACGCTTTGCAAATTTTCCTCGCCACCAGCAATTGGCGTTATCCTGCCTCGGTCTGGCAGCGTGGGTTCCATTGTCGCTAGGAAAGGTTGTCCCGGTTAGCCTGGGTCCTGTCCAGATAGCCGCGGCCGCGTCTCGTTCCCAGCAGCAGCGCCAGCAGGACGAGAACAGGCATCACTTCCAGGCGTTGCCGTACGGCAATACCAAGGTTCGCATATCCGCCAAACCCGTAAAGAGATGCCCAGCACAGGAGGTAAGCCAGCGCCCAGGAGATTACCGGATCGCGCAGCCTGCTAAAACGCCAGTGGCCCACGGCGGAAATCACCAGAATCAGCAGCACCGTGCATTCCAGCGCGGACACCACCATAAAAGCATTGTGAACATCCCACACCATCGGTCTGAACAATGAAGTGAAGACGCCCCACGGCCAGAACAAAACCATGGAACTGAAGGAATGGAACCCCTCAAAACTCTGGCCGCTGCCGCCACGTGCCACGCCGCTCAGGATTGCGTTTGTCGTCGGCACGATGCTGGAAGCGCCCTCGGCCATGAACTCGCTTTGAAAGACCGAATAGGCGTACACCATCCCGGCCAGCCCTCCGGCCACGCAGAGAATACGCTGAATGGGATGGCGGAGCCGCGGCCCCACCACAAACAATAGAGGGGCTATCATAATCACGCCATACCACTCACGGATGAACATCGCAATCATCACTCCGCAGGCCAGGTGCAGCGCGTAACGCGTTCGGCCCGTGCGCAGCCAGCCCACAGCGCCCAACGCGTAAAGGCCGGCGCCAAAAAAAATCACCGGATCTTTCCCCAGGATCGACGACCAGAACAGCACAGTGGGCGTCAAACCTATCACGTAGAGCACCCATGTTTCCCGGCTTCTCAGGTAATGGCAGGCGGCGCGGTAGAAGCAGAATGAACCCCACAGTCCGATGAAGGAATAAACGATCTTCATGGCGTGATAACTGGCGCCCACCAGGCCGGCCACGATAACCGAAAATCGAAGGATTGTTTGCGTGCCGTTTCCCAATACGGGCAGAAGCGAGCCGTGCTGAACCCAGGCGCCCATCCTGAAGTACCAATAGGCATCAAGGCCGTAATGCCATTCATAAATCAGCATCAAGCCGAGATCGACGGCAGCTTTCACAAGCCACAGTTTCAAAAGCGGGCCACCGTCTTTCAAGGGGAGGACCGCGAGGACCACGGCAAGCCCCAGCGCCCAAATCCAGCCGCGAACGTAATCGGTGACGATATCGGGCTGGGGGATATTCCGCCCGAAGATCCACATGTGGGCCACCAGCCAGAGGACCATGAGGCTGAATGCGACGCCGCCCACGATGAGTCCGCCGAACTGCAATCGTGGATCTAAAGTGTCTGCCCGGGTTTGGCGCATGGTGTGTGGTTAGATTGACGCGAACGTTTCGCCGCGCTGCAATGAATGTTCAAGCGCGGGCTCCGGACTCGAATCCGGCCGGCGTCTGTGCCACGCCTGGAACATCAGCACGGCCCAGAGCCGGTGGTGATTGGCCTGTCTTCCCGAACGAAATTCGCTCCACTCATGCCGGACGGCGCAGGCCTCCAGCAGGTCCTGGCCGCGAAGGGATTCCGCGTCGATCAGGCCCTCGACCCAATCCGCCAGCGGTCCCCTCAGCCATGCGGCAAGCGGAACAGCAAATCCGCTTTTCGGCCGGTCAACCAGCTCGCGAGGAACATGCCGGTAGAGCACCTGACGCAGCAGCCACTTGGTATACCGGCCTCGAATTTTCATCTTCGGCGGCAGCGACGCCGCGAATGGAATGAGCTCGTCGTCCAAAAGCGGCACGCGCGCCTCCAGGCCCACAGCCATGCTGGCGCGGTCCACTTTGGCGAGGATGTCGTCGGGCAGGTATGTCAAGGCGTCCCACAACTGCATCTGCGTCACCCAGTCGCGCCGTGCCGTTGGCCGGCCCGTCCATGCGCTGTCCCGATCTGTCCTCTCAACCAGCAGGTGAGATCCGGAAAACGGCTTGCACACTGCCCCATAGGCTGTTTCCAGGCGTCCTGCGCCGATCAAGTCTCCAAGCTTCGACAAGCCTTCGCCGATGCGGCTGGAATCCAAAGCGCTGGACAATCTCGCGCCGGCCCCTCGCAACAAAGTGGCAGCCGTGGCGGAAAGTGGCATCCCAAGCCGGTTTCCCCATTTCACCGCCGCGGGCAAAAATCGGTAGCGATTATATCCGCCAAAAAGTTCATCTCCGCCATCACCCGTCAGAGCAACGGTGACGTGTTGGCGGGCCAGCCGGGAAATCAGAAACGTTGGAATCCCG
The Terriglobia bacterium genome window above contains:
- a CDS encoding GDP-mannose 4,6-dehydratase; the protein is MKVLITGGAGFIGSHLAERYLASDDSVYVIDDLSTGSVENIRHLKTHKRFEYFIDSVENRQLTAELVDECDVIFHLAAAVGVRLIVESPVRTIETNVRTTEMVLNLAAKKKKRVLVTSTSEVYGKRTQMPFREDDDLLMGPSSKGRWSYACSKALDEFLALAYWKEKHVPTTVVRLFNTVGPRQTGRYGMVVPNFAMQALQNENITIFGDGTQRRCFLHVSDAVDALMALMVESSAVGEVYNVGSPEEITIRSLAEKVKAMTASSSKIVMIPYEEAYEEGFEDMLRRVPDISKVNALTGFAPQYGLDKILKDVISYTRGRLAADGRLPVAAGGNGNTGPAGRQIAWQPSGAL
- a CDS encoding glycosyltransferase, with translation MKIARAIARLNIGGPAIQAILLTRELADAGHSTSLLVGNVPESEGSMEYLADELGVRLVRIPRLSRDVSIFSDLRACWELYRWLKRERPDILHTHTAKAGALGRLAAFASGTPCVHTYHGNVFEGYFSRKKTAAYLFIERLLARGTKRIIAVSSRQRDDLAGRFRVAPAARISTVRLGFDLSAFLKIAQGRFAEKNGCHPLVVGWVGRLTAVKDPVMFPRVAALCTGEDAIGPFLMAGDGELRAQVEAEKGRLDLGDHLRLVGWQRDMVSIYGLVDILLLTSINEGTPVAAIEAMAAGCPTVLPDVGGVADLMSGNAERHAGYSIFDNGILVTRRTPETFAEALNWLASNPQRRDRMGQTASVFARENFSKERLVNEIEKVYAAVLGQKNGRELGTKGEMQ
- a CDS encoding SDR family oxidoreductase, coding for MKRVYIAGCGGMLGEAVYRRFSRIADVKATDIDLNEPWLEYADVRDFSQMRDSVRSFGPDVIINLAALTDLELCEKDPENAWLTNALGAENLGLIAEQLGIPCVYISTAGIFGGEKEYYTDFDTPQPGSIYAKAKYYGEQYVLRNVRKHFVLRAGWMMGGGPKKDKKFINKLYRQIKSGRNVLHVVEDKSGTPTYTVDFAEGMVKVLESNLYGLYNQVCGGSGTRRDVAEEFVRCLGLEGKVRVEPVASDFFAAEYFAHRPASERLVNLKLSARGLNVMRDWKTCLAEYSSVFSEDLRKVSAEVARAM
- a CDS encoding glycosyltransferase gives rise to the protein MSPELNTILYEPGNYSRKAALVGEAMLRRAACMRHLAEFDLVYVQRETALIGPALFERWMNVRRVPYVFDFDDAIFLPNVSEANQSFGFLKFPGKAATACRLAAHVMAGNDYLGEYARRFNCRVTVVPTTIDTEKYRPPRPRWEIAMPRLVWTGSPTTVPYLESLAGALLRLRERHDFILRIIGAHQVSLPGIEVEMMPWQAETEALDLHGAWAGLMPAPDDVWTRGKCACKALQYMAVEVPAVCSPAGMNAQLIKDGENGLLASSADEWVEKLSLLITSAELRRRLGRAGRGTVEAWYSAEVQVPRVYQIFRAAARIPAGAYQNDGQPAAVRLPHGVKAWKETHWE